The following are from one region of the Rhinoraja longicauda isolate Sanriku21f chromosome 33, sRhiLon1.1, whole genome shotgun sequence genome:
- the LOC144609088 gene encoding uncharacterized protein LOC144609088, with translation MLGPGAIRRAAESDGYVQLAKALHNTAITNRREKQDHGGKSHRLWKQMQTLEQELQKGYMEEALTLKRTLGDMKREYLLRLQDLEDELVSVERERDAARREQNVALQKKESLLRENKELLKMLKHLRQSLEHQAIKWNGAAQNHNTLFSHARTRRNWN, from the exons ATGTTGGGTCCTGGAGCCATTCGCAGAGCTGCTGAAAGTGACGGCTATGTCCAGTTGGCTAAAGCCTTACATAACACAGCGATAACAAATCGCCGAG AGAAACAGGATCACGGTGGTAAGAGTCACAGACTCTGGAAACAAATGCAAACTCTTGAACAAGAGCTACAGAAGGGTTACATGGAAGAGGCACTTACCCTCAAAAGAACCCTGGGAGACATGAAGAGGGAGTACTTACTGCG GTTACAGGATTTGGAAGATGagttggtctctgtggaaagagaacgaGATGCAGCCAGGCGAGAGCAAAATGTGGCACTGCAGAAGAAAGAATCACTCTTGAGAGAGAATAAGGAGCTTCTGAAAATGTTAAAACACTTGCGTCAATCCCTAGAACATCAGGCAATCAAATGGAATGGAGCAGCCCAGAATCATAACACTCTGTTCTCTCACGCGCGCACCAGACGGAACTGGAATTAG